The DNA segment GCCGTGGCACGTAGAGCATCGGCAGGGCGTCGGAGGTCCAGACACCGGTCTCGCTGTCGACTTCGATAGGCAATTGCGGGGCGATCTTGGCCATGGAAACTTAACTCCAGAAAAATGATGGTTCAGTGTTGGCCGCGGCCCTCACCCCAGCCCTCTCCCTCAGGAGAGGGGGCAGATCGGCGGCGGTCTCGAGAAAGCGTTACTCGCCCCAGACATTCTTGAGGACGTTCACCCAGTTCTCGCCCATGATCTTGCGCACGACGCGTTCGGAATGGCCGCGCTTGAGCAGGGTTTCGGTGAGGTTGGGGAATTCGCCGACGGTGCGGATGCCCAGCGGGTTGATGATCTTGCCGAAGCTGGTCAGGCGGCGGGCGTAGCCCTTGTCGTGGGTCAGGTATTCGAAGAAGTCCTGGCCGTGGCCCTGAGTGAAGTCGGTGCCGATGCCGATGGCGTCTTCGCCGACGATGTTCATGGTGTATTCAATCGCTTCGGCATAATCGTCGATGGTCGAATCGATGCCCTTGGCGAGGAACGGCGCGAACATGGTCACGCCGACGAAACCGCCGTGGTCGGCAATGAATTTGAGTTCTGCATCGGACTTGTTGCGCGGGTGTTCTTTGAGCCCCGACGGCAGGCAGTGCGAGTAGCACACCGGTTTTTTCGATTCGAGAATGACTTCTTCGGAGGTTTTGGAGCCGACGTGAGACAGGTCGCACATGACGCCGACGCGGTTCATTTCGGCGACGATCTCGCGGCCGAAGCCCGACAGGCCGCCGTCACGCTCGTAGCAACCGGTGCCGACCAGATTCTGGGTGTTGTAGCACATCTGTACGATACCGACGCCGAGCTGCTTGAACACCTCGACATAGCCGATCTGGTCTTCGAAGGCGTGGGCATTCTGGAAGCCGAAGAGGATGCCGGTCTTGCCCTGTTCCTTGGCACGACGAATGTCGGCGGTGGTGCGCACCGGCATCACCAGGTCGCTGTTCTCGCGGATCAGCTTCTGGCTGGCAGCAATGTTGTTCACGGTCGCCTGAAAGCCTTCCCACACCGACACAGTGCAGTTGGCCGCGGTCAGACCGCCCTTGCGCATGTCTTCGAACAGCTCGCGGTTCCATTTGGCAATGATCAGACCGTCGATAACGATGCTGTCGGCGTGTAATTCGGCTGGGCTCATCAGGCGTCCCCTTGTTGGCGATTCATGCGCCGAATCGTCTGCCGGCGCTTTGGGGCCAGCATATGCCTAGGTGTCGGGGCGACCGGGTGCAAAAACGACAGGGGAATTGCCGAAAGCGTCAATCCGCGACAAAGGGTCGTGTGCCGCTCCGATCAGCTACCTGTTCAAGCTCGCATGCTTGCGCCAGAATCTGCCGCAGCCTGCACACACCAACGGATTAGAGCGACCCCAATGAAATCGATCCTCCTCGCCCTGGCACTGATTGCGACCGGCGCCCACGCCGCCGAAGAATCCGAGAACAACCCGTGCGACGCGGTGGAAAACGACATCCAGACCCTGGAATGCTCCGCCTACAGCCGCACCACCGCCGAAGACCTGCTCAAGGACAACTACGCCAGCCTCAACGAACGCCTGCAGACCGCCTACGGCAAGAATCCGACGCAACTGGCAGACATCACCGCCAAGTTGAAGACCGCTCAGCAGCAGTGGTTGAAGACGCGGGATGCGGATTGCGCGGTGGAAGCGTTCCCGGCGACTGCAGGCAGCAAAGCGTTCACCATTGCGCAGAATGATTGCGTGGCGCGGATGAGTGATGAACGGTCGAAATTTTTGGAGTCGATCGGGCAGGAGTGATGGTCGTTCCTGTACCCGAAAGCACAGGAGCGACGGTTTTGAAGTTCATGGAGCTTCGAAAGGCGACTTGGGAGCACTGCGTATCAATTGCATGGTCGGATCGTACTGATATCCGAGTTCTGTGATATCCATCATCTCTTCGACGGTTACCTGCCAGGGTTTGAGCCGATCGTAATAATTATGGCCACGGGGTCCACATTCCATGGGTGCGTAGTGTGGCGCCCATCGGGAGTCGTCCAGTTGTTTTTGCGCCTGCCAGTCCGCCCATATCTTGTCGATGAAGCAATGATGCAGGAAGAACACCGGATCACTTGGCGAAACCATCCAGTACATATGACCGCCAATCCATAGATGAACGCGGTTATGCAACTGAGAGCCATCAGTAGTAACGGTGGGATCGACCTTATTGGTGCGCCAACCTTCCAGAACATTACGAAAACCCCGGACTGTCGGGTCAGCGTTATAGGGAGGCAAGTCGTAGAAGGACTCTTGCATTGCCCTGCTGAGGTCTTCCGGCGTCGGTAACGAAGTCACATGCGTCTGAAATGCTCGCCTCAGTCCGGGGATGTCGTAACCGTACTCGGGAAACGGCTCTACGTGCCACTTACCGTTGGCTTGGGCAAATGGTCCATCTTTGACCAGGTCATGATCGTTGGGGTCGCCATTCCCTCCCATCCATTTATCGCCCCAGATCGGCGACCGTCGCGGATCGACCGCATCGAGGGTCCAATCCCAGTAGGGAACGGTTACCGAGGGGTCAATCTCACGTAAATCAGCCTCGAACTGCAGCAAAAAAGCCCGGTGCCACGGGAGAAACGCCGGCCCTTGATGTGCACCATTGCGATAATCGGGATGCCGTGGCTCACCACAAAGAACGGTGGGGATCATGATCTGATGGTGCGCATGGACGTAATGGTCATAAAAGCCCAGACGTTTGAGTTCCAATACGCTGTTGATGAAGGTGTCCCGCTCACCCTCGCTCAAGGTACGAATTTCTTTTCTGGTGATCAATTCACGATCGTCTTTGGCGATGACGGGTAGACGTC comes from the Pseudomonas granadensis genome and includes:
- a CDS encoding dipeptidase; the protein is MSPAELHADSIVIDGLIIAKWNRELFEDMRKGGLTAANCTVSVWEGFQATVNNIAASQKLIRENSDLVMPVRTTADIRRAKEQGKTGILFGFQNAHAFEDQIGYVEVFKQLGVGIVQMCYNTQNLVGTGCYERDGGLSGFGREIVAEMNRVGVMCDLSHVGSKTSEEVILESKKPVCYSHCLPSGLKEHPRNKSDAELKFIADHGGFVGVTMFAPFLAKGIDSTIDDYAEAIEYTMNIVGEDAIGIGTDFTQGHGQDFFEYLTHDKGYARRLTSFGKIINPLGIRTVGEFPNLTETLLKRGHSERVVRKIMGENWVNVLKNVWGE
- a CDS encoding lysozyme inhibitor LprI family protein — its product is MKSILLALALIATGAHAAEESENNPCDAVENDIQTLECSAYSRTTAEDLLKDNYASLNERLQTAYGKNPTQLADITAKLKTAQQQWLKTRDADCAVEAFPATAGSKAFTIAQNDCVARMSDERSKFLESIGQE
- a CDS encoding tyrosinase family protein, producing MSMRKTGRLPVIAKDDRELITRKEIRTLSEGERDTFINSVLELKRLGFYDHYVHAHHQIMIPTVLCGEPRHPDYRNGAHQGPAFLPWHRAFLLQFEADLREIDPSVTVPYWDWTLDAVDPRRSPIWGDKWMGGNGDPNDHDLVKDGPFAQANGKWHVEPFPEYGYDIPGLRRAFQTHVTSLPTPEDLSRAMQESFYDLPPYNADPTVRGFRNVLEGWRTNKVDPTVTTDGSQLHNRVHLWIGGHMYWMVSPSDPVFFLHHCFIDKIWADWQAQKQLDDSRWAPHYAPMECGPRGHNYYDRLKPWQVTVEEMMDITELGYQYDPTMQLIRSAPKSPFEAP